The following are from one region of the Verrucomicrobiota bacterium genome:
- a CDS encoding sulfatase: MQRCDHCLMKNLAHRISFLAWFLLAPLAIAAAPKATPNFVLIYADDMGYADVGVYGAKGIQTPNLDRMAAEGMRFTSFCVAQAVCSASRAALLTGCYPNRIGIFGALGPASKIGIHSNELTLAEVLKGRGYATAIYGKWHLGHHPQFLPTRHGFDDYFGLPYSNDMWPNHPSAKPGTYPPLPLIEGEKITNANVSSEDQTHLTTWYTERSVQFIENNKDRPFFLYVPHNMPHVPLHVSDKFKGKSARGLYGDVIMEIDWSVGQILGALKRHGIDERTLVVFTSDNGPWLLYGDHAGSAGRLREGKATAFEGGVRVPALMRWPGKIPRGKVCDELAATLDILPTFAKLAGAMLPRDRILDGKDIWPLLSGQWGAKSPHEVYLYYWSQHLQAVRSGKWKLHFPHAYPRPAPPGGRAKPGKYANESIGLELFDLKRDPGEKVNVAAKHPGVVKRLQALAEHAREDLGDSEAKRKGKNVRPAGVVSSQ; encoded by the coding sequence ATGCAACGGTGCGACCATTGCCTTATGAAGAATCTCGCCCACCGAATCAGCTTTCTCGCCTGGTTTTTGCTCGCGCCGCTTGCCATCGCCGCGGCGCCAAAGGCAACCCCAAACTTCGTCCTCATCTACGCTGACGACATGGGCTATGCCGACGTCGGTGTCTATGGCGCGAAGGGAATTCAGACGCCGAATCTCGATCGCATGGCCGCCGAAGGAATGCGGTTCACGAGTTTCTGTGTCGCGCAAGCGGTATGTTCCGCCTCGCGCGCGGCGTTGCTGACCGGATGCTATCCGAATCGCATCGGAATTTTTGGCGCGCTGGGGCCGGCATCGAAGATTGGAATTCACTCGAACGAACTCACGCTCGCCGAGGTGTTGAAGGGGCGCGGTTACGCGACCGCGATTTACGGCAAATGGCACCTGGGCCATCATCCTCAATTCCTGCCGACGCGCCACGGCTTCGACGATTACTTCGGACTGCCTTACTCGAACGATATGTGGCCAAACCATCCCTCCGCCAAACCCGGCACTTACCCGCCGCTGCCGTTGATCGAAGGCGAGAAGATCACCAACGCGAACGTGTCCTCCGAAGACCAAACGCATCTCACAACCTGGTACACGGAGCGCTCGGTCCAATTCATCGAGAACAACAAGGATCGTCCGTTCTTTCTCTACGTCCCGCACAACATGCCGCACGTCCCGCTGCACGTGAGCGACAAGTTCAAAGGCAAATCCGCGCGCGGGCTTTATGGTGACGTCATCATGGAGATCGATTGGTCGGTCGGCCAGATTCTCGGCGCACTGAAGCGGCACGGGATCGATGAACGGACGTTGGTGGTCTTCACTTCAGACAATGGACCGTGGCTGCTCTATGGTGATCATGCCGGCTCGGCCGGCCGGCTGCGCGAAGGCAAAGCCACGGCGTTCGAGGGCGGCGTGCGCGTGCCGGCTCTCATGCGCTGGCCGGGAAAGATACCGCGCGGAAAGGTCTGCGACGAGTTGGCCGCGACCCTCGATATCTTGCCCACGTTCGCGAAGCTGGCCGGCGCGATGCTGCCCAGGGACCGAATTCTCGACGGCAAGGACATCTGGCCGCTGCTGTCGGGCCAGTGGGGCGCGAAATCGCCGCACGAGGTGTATCTTTACTACTGGAGCCAGCATTTGCAGGCCGTTCGCAGCGGCAAATGGAAGTTGCATTTCCCTCACGCTTATCCGAGGCCCGCGCCGCCCGGAGGCCGGGCCAAGCCGGGAAAATATGCGAACGAATCGATTGGCCTCGAGTTGTTCGATTTGAAAAGAGACCCCGGCGAAAAGGTGAATGTCGCCGCCAAACATCCCGGCGTTGTCAAACGTCTTCAAGCCTTGGCCGAGCACGCTCGCGAGGATCTGGGCGATTCGGAAGCCAAGCGCAAAGGGAAGAATGTTCGCCCGGCCGGCGTAGTCAGTAGTCAGTGA